In the Elioraea tepida genome, one interval contains:
- a CDS encoding ABC transporter permease: protein MTAVAATTDVPQAPARPGVLRRLVSDPAAAIALGFVLATLFAALFAPWLTSVDPYENNLRATLQPPGGEYLLGTDAQGRDLVVRCLFGLRATLLIGLVSLAIGGAIGILVGFLAAFYRRLDGILMRLMDMLLSFPAILFGLAIAAIFGPGLIAVVIALSIATVPLMARIVRGAALVVMKLDYIEAARAVGMSDARLIWRHLAPNCLSPIFVFATLRFGQVVLLGSALSFLGLGAQPPTAELGAMAAEGRNFLFFAPHIAVVPSVLIFLVVLAFNVLGDALRDVLDPKLRV, encoded by the coding sequence ATGACAGCGGTGGCGGCGACCACGGACGTGCCACAGGCGCCCGCGCGCCCGGGCGTGCTGCGGCGATTGGTGTCCGATCCGGCCGCGGCGATCGCGCTCGGCTTCGTCCTCGCAACCCTGTTCGCCGCCCTGTTCGCGCCGTGGCTCACCAGCGTCGATCCTTACGAGAACAATCTGAGGGCCACGCTGCAGCCGCCCGGAGGCGAGTATCTCCTCGGAACCGATGCGCAGGGGCGCGACCTCGTGGTGCGCTGCCTGTTCGGGCTGCGGGCCACGCTCTTGATCGGCCTCGTCTCGCTCGCGATCGGCGGTGCCATCGGCATTCTCGTGGGCTTCCTCGCCGCGTTCTACCGCCGGCTCGACGGCATCCTGATGCGGCTGATGGACATGCTCCTCTCCTTCCCGGCGATCCTGTTCGGGCTTGCGATCGCGGCGATCTTCGGCCCCGGCCTCATCGCGGTGGTGATCGCCCTCTCCATCGCGACCGTTCCCTTGATGGCACGGATCGTCCGCGGCGCCGCCCTCGTCGTGATGAAGCTCGATTATATCGAGGCGGCGCGCGCGGTGGGAATGAGCGACGCCCGTCTGATCTGGCGCCATCTCGCGCCGAACTGTCTCTCGCCGATCTTCGTGTTTGCCACGCTCCGTTTCGGCCAGGTGGTGCTGCTCGGCTCCGCCCTCTCCTTCCTTGGCCTGGGCGCGCAGCCGCCGACGGCCGAGCTCGGCGCGATGGCGGCAGAGGGGCGCAACTTCCTCTTCTTCGCGCCGCATATCGCGGTCGTACCCTCGGTACTGATCTTCCTGGTCGTGCTCGCGTTCAACGTGCTCGGTGATGCCCTGCGCGACGTGCTCGACCCCAAGCTTCGTGTGTGA
- a CDS encoding iron-containing alcohol dehydrogenase, which translates to MIATIVSPRLLLVGGTAVTQVGEVLAKLGLSRPFVVTDPFLASSGTVERVLGPLRARGIDPPVFSDTVPDPTDTVVEAGVKRLAGSDADCLIGFGGGSPMDTAKAMAILAAGGGKMRDWKVPAAADMAALPIIAIPTTAGTGSEATRFTVVTDTERNEKMLIAGLAALPAAAIVDHTLTHSVPPRTTADTGIDSLTHALEAYVSKRANPYSDAMALRAMALIARNLRTAYADPRNEAAREAMMLGATLAGLAFSNSSVALVHGISRPIGAHFHVAHGLSNAMLLPTVTRFSLNAALPRYAEAARAMGVARAEDDDAAAGARLIVELDALNRDLAVPSPRSYGLDERRWNDLLPLMADQALASGSPANNPRVPTKEEIIALYREAWG; encoded by the coding sequence ATGATCGCGACCATCGTCTCGCCGCGGCTTCTGCTCGTTGGCGGCACTGCGGTGACGCAGGTGGGTGAGGTTCTCGCCAAGCTCGGCCTCTCCCGTCCATTCGTTGTGACCGATCCGTTCCTCGCCTCGTCCGGCACGGTCGAGCGTGTTCTCGGCCCCCTGCGCGCGCGTGGAATCGATCCACCCGTCTTCAGCGACACGGTGCCTGACCCGACCGACACGGTCGTCGAGGCGGGGGTGAAGCGGCTCGCCGGAAGCGACGCCGACTGCCTGATCGGCTTCGGCGGCGGCAGCCCGATGGACACGGCCAAGGCGATGGCGATCCTCGCCGCCGGCGGGGGCAAGATGCGGGACTGGAAGGTTCCAGCCGCCGCCGACATGGCCGCCCTGCCCATCATTGCAATCCCGACCACAGCCGGCACGGGCTCGGAGGCGACGCGCTTCACGGTCGTCACTGACACGGAACGGAACGAGAAGATGCTGATCGCGGGGCTCGCGGCGTTGCCCGCGGCGGCGATCGTCGACCACACGCTCACCCATTCCGTGCCGCCGCGTACCACGGCCGACACCGGAATCGACAGCCTCACCCACGCGCTCGAGGCCTATGTGTCGAAGCGCGCCAACCCCTATTCCGATGCCATGGCTCTGCGCGCGATGGCGCTGATCGCGCGGAACCTACGCACGGCCTACGCCGATCCGAGGAACGAGGCGGCACGAGAGGCGATGATGCTCGGGGCGACGCTCGCGGGGCTTGCCTTCTCGAACAGTTCCGTCGCGCTTGTCCACGGCATTAGCCGGCCGATCGGAGCGCATTTCCACGTCGCGCATGGGCTCTCCAACGCCATGCTCCTGCCCACCGTCACCCGCTTCTCGCTCAACGCGGCGCTGCCGCGCTACGCCGAGGCCGCACGGGCGATGGGCGTGGCCCGCGCCGAGGATGACGACGCGGCCGCCGGTGCGCGGCTAATCGTGGAGCTCGATGCGCTCAACCGCGACCTCGCGGTTCCAAGCCCGCGCAGCTACGGGCTCGACGAACGCCGCTGGAACGATCTTTTGCCGCTGATGGCGGATCAGGCCCTCGCGAGCGGCAGCCCGGCCAACAACCCGCGCGTGCCGACCAAGGAGGAGATCATCGCCCTCTACCGCGAGGCCTGGGGATAG
- a CDS encoding amidohydrolase: MARRPAAIAATLERFLVTDSAPGADIILWGGTIWRGLGLPKATALAVGGGSIVAVGTDDEVLPLAGPHTRRVDLAGRLAIPALNEAHMHLLPYGLGLAEVNLRAEEVTTLDELLRRIRAAAETAPKGAWVIGRGYDHGALDVGRHPTAEELDRVAPDNPVFIRRTCGHMGVANSAAMARAGVGHNTPDPEGGVIERREGRLTGLFQERAMRLVLDVVPPPSEARMVEAIEAAGRELAALGFASATDMNVGMTAGMAEIAAYERAKAEGRLSQRMWQVLAGNPEGIAETAWAAGLRPNAGDERLRWGAVKVFADGSAGGLTAAFFDPYLEQAGGGRGVFCFPDETMHLLLGRYHRQGWQLDIHAIGDAAIEQVLTAMETADTPEHQLAGRRHRIEHCGFVTKDQRRRMLARGILPVPQPVFMYEFGDLYVRNLGLPRAEAAYPMRTWLAEGHNPSASSDCPVSTVDPFVNLYAMLTRRTNRGTVLGADETLTLAEALHCYTWCGAFSQFAETRRGRLSPGLDADIAVLSEDLFALEPEALIERVRGISCDLTLCGGVVTHDRHGALAARH; encoded by the coding sequence GTGGCGCGCCGTCCTGCGGCGATCGCCGCCACGCTGGAACGCTTCCTCGTGACGGACTCCGCACCGGGCGCGGACATCATCCTCTGGGGAGGCACGATCTGGCGTGGCCTGGGCCTCCCGAAAGCGACCGCGCTTGCCGTGGGCGGGGGATCGATCGTCGCCGTCGGCACCGACGACGAGGTTCTCCCCCTCGCCGGCCCGCACACGCGCCGGGTGGACCTCGCCGGGCGCCTCGCGATTCCCGCGTTGAACGAAGCCCACATGCACCTGCTTCCCTACGGGCTCGGCCTTGCGGAGGTGAACCTGCGCGCCGAGGAGGTGACGACGCTCGACGAACTGCTCCGACGCATTCGCGCCGCGGCCGAGACGGCACCGAAGGGGGCGTGGGTGATCGGCCGAGGCTATGATCACGGTGCCCTGGACGTCGGGCGGCACCCGACGGCCGAGGAGCTCGACCGCGTCGCGCCGGACAATCCCGTGTTCATCCGCCGAACCTGCGGCCACATGGGAGTGGCCAACAGCGCGGCGATGGCGCGCGCGGGCGTCGGCCACAACACGCCCGATCCGGAAGGGGGCGTGATCGAGCGCCGGGAGGGCCGCCTCACCGGTCTGTTCCAGGAACGCGCGATGCGGCTCGTCCTTGATGTCGTGCCACCGCCCTCGGAGGCGCGGATGGTCGAGGCGATCGAAGCGGCCGGGCGTGAGCTCGCCGCGCTCGGCTTCGCCTCGGCAACCGACATGAATGTCGGCATGACGGCGGGCATGGCCGAGATCGCCGCCTACGAGCGGGCAAAGGCCGAGGGGCGCCTCTCACAGCGCATGTGGCAGGTGCTCGCCGGCAATCCGGAGGGGATCGCCGAGACCGCCTGGGCCGCCGGGCTCAGGCCGAACGCGGGCGACGAGAGGCTGCGCTGGGGAGCGGTGAAGGTGTTCGCCGACGGCTCGGCGGGTGGGCTGACGGCGGCGTTCTTCGATCCCTACCTCGAGCAGGCCGGCGGCGGCCGGGGTGTGTTCTGCTTTCCGGACGAGACGATGCATCTCCTGCTCGGCCGGTATCATCGCCAGGGGTGGCAGCTCGACATCCACGCGATCGGCGACGCCGCGATCGAGCAGGTGCTCACCGCGATGGAGACGGCGGACACGCCCGAGCACCAGCTCGCCGGCCGTCGGCATCGGATCGAGCATTGCGGCTTCGTGACGAAAGACCAGCGTCGCCGGATGCTCGCGCGCGGCATCCTGCCCGTGCCCCAGCCCGTGTTCATGTACGAGTTCGGCGACCTCTATGTGCGCAATCTCGGCCTGCCGCGCGCGGAGGCCGCCTATCCGATGCGCACCTGGCTTGCCGAGGGGCACAACCCCTCCGCCTCGTCCGATTGTCCTGTCTCGACCGTCGATCCCTTCGTCAATCTCTACGCGATGCTGACGCGGCGCACGAACCGGGGCACCGTGCTCGGCGCGGATGAGACGCTGACGCTTGCCGAGGCGTTGCACTGCTACACGTGGTGCGGCGCCTTCTCGCAGTTCGCCGAGACCCGTCGCGGCAGGTTGAGCCCTGGGCTCGATGCGGATATCGCCGTGCTCTCGGAGGACCTCTTCGCACTCGAACCGGAGGCGCTCATCGAGCGTGTGCGCGGCATCTCCTGCGACCTGACGCTATGCGGCGGTGTCGTGACGCACGATCGCCACGGCGCGCTCGCCGCACGTCACTGA
- a CDS encoding ABC transporter permease — MLAHIARRLLTAIPVMFGVLLIGFILLQVVPTDPAVVRAGPLATPDVIEAIRRDLGLDQPLWMQFLLYLGRLAQGDLGVSIINNVPVAQELGATIGPTLELMAGALFWSIPLGILLGTVAAYWRGSLLDRAVMAFAVAGVSVPVFFVGLMLIWLVGFKWQLLPFTGRGGPIWTLEGIKALALPALTLGGVFVGPVARMTRTAVLDVLGADHVRTARAKGLVERMVVLHHALRNALIPVVTLIGLQVGFLLGGAVVTETIFSWPGVGRLAVGAILSSDMPVAQGTIIVLSLGFILINLLVDVLYAVLDPRVRAA, encoded by the coding sequence ATGCTCGCCCATATCGCTCGCCGGCTTCTCACCGCGATCCCCGTGATGTTCGGGGTGCTTCTGATCGGCTTCATCCTGCTCCAAGTCGTGCCGACCGATCCGGCGGTGGTGCGCGCCGGCCCGCTCGCCACGCCGGACGTGATCGAGGCGATCCGGCGCGACCTCGGTCTCGACCAGCCGCTCTGGATGCAGTTCCTGCTCTATCTTGGTCGGCTCGCCCAGGGCGATCTCGGCGTCTCGATCATCAACAACGTGCCCGTCGCCCAGGAGCTCGGCGCCACGATCGGGCCGACGCTCGAGCTGATGGCCGGTGCGCTGTTCTGGTCGATCCCGCTTGGGATCCTGCTGGGAACCGTCGCCGCATATTGGCGCGGCTCGCTGCTTGACCGCGCCGTGATGGCCTTCGCGGTGGCGGGCGTGTCGGTGCCGGTGTTCTTCGTCGGGCTGATGCTGATCTGGCTCGTCGGTTTCAAGTGGCAGCTTCTGCCCTTCACCGGCCGGGGAGGGCCGATCTGGACCCTCGAGGGGATCAAGGCGCTCGCGCTTCCGGCCCTCACCCTCGGCGGCGTGTTCGTCGGCCCGGTGGCGCGGATGACGCGAACGGCCGTGCTCGACGTGCTCGGGGCGGATCACGTCCGCACCGCCCGCGCCAAGGGGCTCGTGGAGCGGATGGTCGTGCTTCACCACGCCCTGCGCAACGCGCTCATCCCGGTGGTGACGTTGATCGGCCTTCAGGTCGGTTTCCTGCTCGGCGGGGCAGTCGTCACCGAAACGATCTTCTCCTGGCCCGGTGTGGGGCGGCTTGCGGTCGGGGCGATCCTCTCCTCCGACATGCCGGTCGCGCAGGGAACGATCATCGTGCTCTCGCTCGGCTTCATCCTGATCAATCTGCTCGTGGACGTGCTCTACGCAGTCCTCGACCCGCGGGTGAGGGCCGCATGA
- a CDS encoding amidohydrolase family protein has translation MTEAPLAPEPTTLVRNAAFAVAWDASAERHAYMPGADVAWRGGAITFVGRGYDGPADRVIDGSGLMVMPGLVNIHCHPSSEPMNKGLTDEVGSPGLYNSSLYEYLPIFRGDPSGVKACVRVALAELLLSGVTTVADLSMAHPGWLDLLGESGLRVVIAPMFRSARWFTRNGHVVDYEWDEKAGVKAMEEAFALIERAEQHPSGRLSGMVVPAQIDTCTPELLKDSHAEAKRRGLSWQIHAAQSVVEFHEITRRHGLTPIQWLDKLGTLGPNTIIGHGIFLDDHPRTRWSTDIDLGLLADSGTTVAHCPTVFARRGIMLRDFGRYRRRGVNIGLGTDTFPHNMLDEMRLAAYAARMMAETPRALTSADLFEAATVNGAKALGRDDIGRLAPGCRADLVLVDITHPGMRPARDPVRSLIYAAADRAIRSVFVDGHEVVRDGKCLTIDYAAAAAELEEAQKQMIAGVPERDWAHRPLEAISPPTFLTI, from the coding sequence ATGACCGAAGCGCCGCTCGCACCTGAGCCGACCACGCTCGTCCGCAACGCCGCCTTCGCAGTGGCCTGGGATGCGTCGGCAGAGAGGCATGCCTACATGCCGGGAGCCGATGTCGCCTGGCGCGGCGGCGCCATCACCTTCGTCGGGCGTGGCTACGATGGCCCTGCGGATCGGGTGATCGACGGCTCGGGGCTGATGGTGATGCCCGGGCTCGTCAACATCCACTGCCACCCCTCCTCGGAGCCGATGAACAAGGGGCTGACCGACGAGGTCGGCTCCCCCGGTCTCTACAACTCCTCCCTCTACGAATACCTGCCGATCTTCCGGGGCGATCCATCAGGCGTGAAGGCCTGTGTGCGCGTGGCGCTCGCCGAACTCCTGCTTTCGGGTGTCACCACGGTGGCCGATCTCTCGATGGCCCACCCCGGTTGGCTTGACCTGCTCGGCGAGAGCGGCCTGCGTGTCGTGATCGCGCCGATGTTCCGCTCGGCGCGCTGGTTCACGCGCAACGGCCACGTGGTTGACTACGAGTGGGACGAGAAAGCAGGCGTGAAGGCGATGGAGGAGGCCTTCGCGCTGATCGAGCGGGCGGAGCAGCACCCTTCGGGCCGCCTTTCCGGCATGGTCGTGCCGGCGCAGATCGACACCTGCACGCCCGAGCTGCTGAAGGACAGCCATGCCGAGGCGAAGCGCCGTGGCCTCTCCTGGCAGATCCATGCCGCTCAGAGCGTGGTCGAGTTCCACGAGATCACGCGCCGGCATGGGCTGACGCCGATTCAGTGGCTCGACAAGCTCGGCACGCTCGGGCCCAACACGATCATCGGCCACGGGATCTTCCTCGACGACCACCCGCGCACGCGCTGGTCGACCGACATCGATCTCGGCCTTCTCGCTGACAGCGGAACGACCGTCGCGCATTGCCCGACCGTGTTTGCCAGGCGCGGCATCATGCTGCGCGACTTCGGCCGCTATCGCCGCCGCGGCGTCAATATCGGCCTCGGCACCGACACCTTCCCGCACAACATGCTCGACGAGATGCGGCTCGCGGCTTATGCCGCGCGGATGATGGCTGAAACTCCCCGCGCGCTGACCTCGGCCGACCTGTTCGAGGCGGCGACGGTGAATGGCGCCAAGGCGCTCGGGCGCGACGACATCGGCCGCCTCGCCCCAGGCTGCCGCGCCGACCTCGTTCTGGTCGACATCACGCACCCCGGCATGCGCCCCGCCCGCGACCCTGTGCGCAGCCTGATCTACGCCGCGGCCGACCGTGCGATACGCTCCGTGTTCGTCGACGGCCACGAGGTCGTGCGCGACGGGAAGTGCCTCACGATCGACTACGCCGCCGCCGCCGCCGAGCTCGAGGAGGCGCAGAAGCAGATGATCGCAGGCGTGCCGGAGCGCGACTGGGCGCACCGCCCGCTCGAGGCGATCAGCCCGCCAACCTTTCTCACGATCTGA
- a CDS encoding ABC transporter substrate-binding protein — MPLRRTIKALLMGAAGAFSMFSAEAAWAQAAPRNTLVVLREIDADRYDPHKVTAFAAGEVIYMMTDTLVSLDWDQKTIRPGLATSWTVSEDGKLYTFKLRDDVTFCDGRKMTAEDVVYSLKRWIDPATRSPVRGRAGNVKDIRAVDATTVEYELEEPFGELLLQLTLYFAGVIDRNTVERLGDNFGTQGFNGTGPFCWVSWTPRQELVLQKHPTYAWGPPIYQNPRPQVDRVIWRVIPDPNTRIAALQTGQGDITQYIPFFAVETLKRTPGITMTRQENYFVDVFMGFKVDKPVVSDPVIRRAVNLAIDRDAMVRATFFGAADPMRSIIHPAAPGFDPEAKAMQVGYDPAEARRILDEAGWRPGPDGIRVKDGQRASFLVYGITTQANRQMTEAMQADLRRVGIEMRIQLFDATVAWGRLATQEFDAFTMSYPYTSATDAMSLYFRSAAVPTPNRMNWKNEQTDAWIATARAALDERVRQEAIAKVQRQLTEANVWFPIAHSQLWLASGRRVQGARPHGVYSAALYKGLDIRLTQ; from the coding sequence ATGCCGCTTCGACGGACGATCAAGGCATTGCTGATGGGCGCGGCCGGCGCTTTCAGCATGTTTTCGGCCGAAGCTGCCTGGGCGCAGGCCGCGCCCCGGAACACCCTCGTCGTCTTGCGCGAGATCGACGCCGACCGCTACGACCCGCACAAGGTGACGGCCTTCGCCGCCGGCGAGGTCATCTACATGATGACGGACACGCTGGTCTCGCTTGATTGGGACCAGAAGACCATTCGCCCAGGCCTTGCGACATCCTGGACCGTGAGCGAGGACGGCAAGCTCTACACCTTCAAGCTGCGTGACGACGTGACCTTCTGCGATGGGCGGAAGATGACGGCCGAGGACGTCGTCTACTCCCTCAAGCGCTGGATCGACCCCGCCACGCGCAGCCCCGTGCGCGGCCGAGCCGGGAACGTGAAGGATATCCGCGCCGTCGATGCCACAACTGTCGAGTACGAGCTCGAGGAGCCGTTCGGCGAGCTCCTGCTCCAGCTCACGCTCTACTTTGCCGGCGTGATCGACCGAAACACTGTCGAGCGGCTCGGCGACAATTTCGGCACCCAGGGCTTCAACGGAACCGGCCCCTTCTGCTGGGTGAGCTGGACGCCGAGGCAGGAGCTCGTGCTGCAGAAGCACCCGACCTACGCCTGGGGCCCGCCGATCTACCAGAACCCGCGCCCGCAAGTCGATCGCGTGATCTGGCGCGTGATTCCCGACCCGAACACGCGGATCGCGGCACTGCAGACGGGCCAGGGTGACATCACCCAGTACATCCCCTTCTTTGCGGTGGAGACGCTGAAGCGCACGCCCGGTATCACGATGACGCGCCAGGAGAACTATTTCGTCGACGTCTTCATGGGCTTCAAGGTCGACAAGCCGGTGGTCAGCGATCCCGTGATCCGCCGCGCCGTCAACCTTGCGATCGACCGAGATGCGATGGTGCGGGCGACCTTCTTCGGCGCGGCCGACCCGATGCGCTCCATCATCCACCCCGCCGCCCCCGGCTTCGACCCTGAAGCGAAGGCGATGCAGGTCGGTTACGACCCAGCCGAGGCACGGCGTATCCTCGACGAGGCTGGGTGGCGGCCGGGGCCTGACGGGATTCGCGTTAAGGACGGGCAGCGCGCGTCCTTCCTCGTCTACGGCATCACCACGCAGGCGAACCGGCAGATGACGGAGGCGATGCAGGCTGATCTCCGGCGCGTCGGCATCGAGATGCGAATCCAGCTCTTCGACGCAACCGTCGCTTGGGGCCGGCTCGCGACCCAGGAGTTCGACGCCTTCACGATGTCCTACCCCTACACCTCGGCAACGGATGCGATGAGCCTCTATTTCCGCTCCGCGGCGGTGCCGACGCCGAACCGGATGAACTGGAAGAACGAACAGACTGACGCGTGGATCGCGACCGCCCGCGCAGCACTTGACGAGCGGGTGCGGCAGGAGGCGATCGCCAAGGTTCAGCGCCAGCTCACCGAGGCGAATGTGTGGTTCCCGATCGCGCACTCGCAGCTCTGGCTCGCCTCGGGCAGGCGGGTCCAGGGCGCACGCCCGCACGGCGTGTATTCCGCTGCCCTCTACAAGGGCCTCGACATCCGGCTGACGCAGTGA
- a CDS encoding ABC transporter ATP-binding protein, which translates to MAEQAAPLLEIENLRTVFRSSAGDLPAVDGVSLSVRPGRTLGIVGESGCGKSVLSLSVMRLVPRPGRIAGGAIRFDGRDLLALPEAEMRALRGGSIGMIFQEPMTSLNPVHTVGRQIVEAVRAHRDLSPKAAKELAIESLRRVRIPAPERRFEEYPHQLSGGMRQRVMIAMALACAPRLLIADEPTTALDVTIQAQILDLLRALQEETGMAIILITHDLGVVAEMADEVAVMYGGRVVETGPVQAVFGDAQHPYTLGLFGSVPRLDGESQTLLAIEGTVPPPFALPRGCRFHPRCGFATERCRVEMPELRSLGPGHVVACWQAPVEAALA; encoded by the coding sequence ATGGCCGAGCAGGCCGCCCCCCTCCTCGAGATCGAGAACCTCCGCACCGTGTTCCGCTCCTCCGCCGGCGACCTACCGGCGGTGGACGGGGTGTCGCTCTCCGTCCGGCCCGGCAGGACGCTCGGCATCGTCGGCGAATCCGGCTGCGGCAAGAGCGTGCTGTCGCTTTCGGTGATGCGGCTCGTTCCGCGCCCGGGCCGGATCGCGGGCGGGGCGATACGCTTCGATGGGCGCGATCTCCTCGCGCTACCGGAAGCGGAGATGCGCGCTCTCCGTGGCGGCTCGATCGGCATGATCTTCCAGGAGCCGATGACGAGCCTCAACCCGGTGCATACCGTAGGACGGCAGATCGTGGAGGCGGTGCGCGCGCATCGCGACCTCTCTCCGAAAGCGGCCAAGGAGCTTGCGATCGAAAGCCTGCGCCGCGTGCGCATCCCCGCGCCCGAGCGTCGCTTCGAAGAATATCCGCACCAGCTCTCGGGCGGGATGCGCCAGCGCGTGATGATCGCGATGGCGCTCGCCTGTGCGCCGCGGCTGCTGATCGCCGACGAGCCGACCACAGCTCTCGACGTCACCATCCAGGCGCAGATCCTCGATCTCCTCCGCGCCCTGCAGGAGGAGACGGGGATGGCGATCATCCTCATCACCCATGATCTCGGCGTGGTGGCGGAGATGGCAGACGAGGTCGCGGTGATGTACGGTGGCCGAGTTGTTGAGACAGGGCCGGTGCAAGCCGTGTTTGGCGACGCGCAGCACCCCTATACGCTCGGCCTGTTCGGCTCGGTGCCGCGGCTCGACGGGGAGAGCCAGACGCTGCTTGCCATCGAGGGAACGGTGCCGCCCCCCTTCGCCTTGCCGCGCGGCTGCCGCTTCCACCCGCGCTGCGGCTTCGCGACTGAACGCTGCCGGGTGGAGATGCCCGAGTTGCGCTCCCTCGGGCCCGGTCATGTCGTCGCCTGCTGGCAGGCACCGGTCGAGGCCGCCCTCGCGTGA
- a CDS encoding ABC transporter ATP-binding protein produces the protein MSAPLLSVRDLAKHFPVERGIVFSRVIGSVRAVDGVSFDLAEGETLSLVGESGCGKSTTARLVLRLLEPTAGTIRFAGEDITRLRGAALAPVRRAMQPVFQDPYASLNPRMTVGRIIAEPMEVHGLGDAAERRARVEELLRLVGLAPYHAERFPHEFSGGQRQRIGIARALAVNPRLVVCDEPVSALDVSIQAQVVNLLKDLQQRLGLSYLFIAHDLAVVRHVSDRIAVMYLGEIVETAAKTALYARPRHPYTRALLAAIPVPDPRRRRREAALGGDVPSPINPPPGCRFATRCAHAMPRCREERPTLRPIGEGHLVACHRADELAVPDIPSLAPHPPSPSVARRLALAAARRPSP, from the coding sequence GTGAGCGCGCCGCTGCTTTCCGTGCGCGACCTTGCCAAACACTTCCCGGTCGAGCGCGGGATCGTGTTCTCCCGGGTGATCGGATCCGTTCGCGCGGTGGACGGGGTGTCGTTCGACCTCGCCGAGGGAGAGACGCTCTCGCTTGTCGGCGAATCGGGCTGCGGCAAGAGCACCACCGCCCGCCTCGTCCTGCGGCTTCTTGAACCGACGGCCGGAACGATCCGTTTCGCGGGCGAGGACATCACCAGGTTGCGTGGGGCCGCTCTCGCCCCGGTGCGACGGGCGATGCAGCCCGTTTTCCAGGACCCGTATGCCTCGCTCAACCCGCGCATGACGGTTGGCCGAATCATTGCCGAGCCGATGGAGGTGCACGGGCTTGGCGATGCTGCCGAGCGCCGTGCACGCGTCGAGGAACTGCTCCGCCTTGTCGGCCTCGCGCCGTATCACGCCGAGCGTTTCCCGCACGAGTTCTCGGGCGGGCAGCGGCAGCGGATCGGCATCGCGCGGGCGCTTGCGGTGAACCCGCGCCTCGTGGTGTGCGACGAACCGGTCTCAGCTCTCGATGTGTCGATCCAGGCGCAGGTGGTAAACCTTCTCAAAGACCTGCAGCAGAGGCTCGGCCTCTCATATCTCTTCATCGCGCACGACCTTGCCGTGGTGCGCCACGTGTCAGATCGGATCGCCGTGATGTATCTCGGCGAGATCGTCGAGACGGCGGCCAAGACGGCACTTTATGCAAGGCCGCGCCACCCCTACACGCGGGCCCTGCTTGCGGCGATCCCTGTGCCTGACCCGAGGCGTCGCCGGAGAGAGGCTGCACTCGGCGGCGACGTGCCGAGCCCGATCAATCCGCCGCCCGGCTGCCGCTTCGCGACGCGATGCGCCCACGCCATGCCGCGCTGCCGCGAGGAGCGCCCTACGCTTCGCCCGATCGGCGAGGGCCATCTCGTCGCCTGCCATCGCGCCGACGAGCTCGCCGTTCCGGACATCCCGAGCCTCGCGCCGCACCCGCCGAGCCCCTCGGTCGCCCGCCGGCTCGCACTCGCCGCCGCGCGGCGCCCCTCGCCGTGA